A single window of Candidatus Polarisedimenticolaceae bacterium DNA harbors:
- a CDS encoding glycosyltransferase family 39 protein — MTGAARRDLLLLLAGSLLLFGAALGAHDLWNPNEPIYGEAVKEMHARGSLLVPYVNGLPFGEKPILSFWLGLVASSLLGSVSETSVRMPSVLAGTSIVILTYLLVLPYAGRGRALAAATFTLTTYQVWWVSTTLQMDVLVAAATIGVIVPLTRVLDFGLAPWKGWSLAGLAAGLGFLAKGPVAWICPALVIGTYAAFSSKLRALMTPAIALGAAVAFVIAVPWFLALAMTGHADVLHEVLIRQNFQRFTNPWDHVAPFWYYVPYVFIDMAPYAFFAVLAVRLPREDDGERRLARLAWVWIAAIVVFFSFSKSKRDPYIVPIAPAVAVLAMEVLSGTRRRRAVTAIALTLAAGLIGAGLYLSARVAPKYPDATTTGRWLAATAVIGGVFLGLNAFRNRRVALALPALCAAVYLVVAVFVLPALDVYKSARPLTEAIAAMAGDSKVASYNFWEWRSEYRYYLDRPIENLTTLDALREAWSAPERLVLLVEGSRLAIARTVIGDRAPALTRAVGSQTLYVFTNR, encoded by the coding sequence GTGACGGGCGCCGCGCGGCGCGACCTCCTTCTCCTCCTCGCCGGCTCGCTCCTCCTCTTCGGCGCCGCCCTCGGCGCTCACGACCTCTGGAACCCCAACGAGCCGATCTACGGCGAGGCGGTCAAGGAGATGCACGCGCGGGGCAGCCTCCTCGTGCCGTACGTGAACGGCCTGCCGTTCGGCGAGAAGCCGATCCTCTCGTTCTGGCTCGGGCTCGTCGCCTCGAGTCTCCTCGGCAGTGTGTCCGAGACGTCGGTGCGGATGCCGTCGGTCCTCGCGGGAACGTCGATCGTGATCCTCACCTATCTTCTCGTCTTGCCTTACGCCGGGCGAGGTCGCGCGCTCGCCGCCGCGACCTTCACCCTGACGACGTATCAGGTCTGGTGGGTCTCGACGACGCTCCAGATGGACGTCCTCGTCGCCGCGGCGACGATCGGCGTGATCGTTCCGCTGACGCGTGTCCTCGACTTCGGCCTCGCGCCGTGGAAAGGGTGGTCGCTCGCCGGGCTCGCCGCCGGGCTCGGCTTCCTCGCGAAGGGGCCGGTCGCCTGGATCTGTCCGGCGCTCGTGATCGGCACCTACGCGGCGTTCTCGAGCAAGCTTCGAGCGTTGATGACGCCCGCCATCGCTCTCGGGGCCGCGGTCGCCTTCGTGATCGCGGTGCCGTGGTTCCTGGCGCTCGCGATGACAGGCCACGCGGACGTCCTCCACGAGGTGCTCATCCGGCAGAACTTCCAGCGGTTCACGAACCCGTGGGACCACGTCGCGCCGTTCTGGTATTACGTTCCCTACGTCTTCATCGACATGGCGCCCTACGCCTTCTTCGCCGTCCTCGCCGTGCGGCTCCCGCGCGAGGACGACGGCGAGCGCCGCCTCGCGCGGCTCGCGTGGGTGTGGATCGCCGCCATCGTCGTGTTCTTCTCCTTCTCGAAGAGCAAGCGAGATCCCTACATCGTCCCGATCGCTCCCGCGGTCGCGGTCCTCGCCATGGAAGTCCTCTCCGGGACGAGGCGCAGGCGCGCTGTCACCGCGATCGCGCTCACGCTGGCGGCGGGGCTCATCGGGGCCGGCCTTTACCTCTCGGCACGCGTCGCGCCGAAGTACCCGGATGCCACGACGACCGGACGATGGCTCGCGGCGACCGCCGTCATCGGAGGCGTGTTCCTGGGCCTCAACGCCTTCCGCAATCGCCGGGTCGCGCTCGCACTCCCCGCCCTCTGCGCCGCGGTCTATCTCGTCGTCGCGGTCTTTGTCCTTCCCGCGCTCGACGTGTACAAGTCCGCGCGGCCCCTGACCGAGGCGATCGCCGCGATGGCCGGGGACTCCAAGGTCGCGTCGTACAACTTCTGGGAGTGGCGATCGGAGTACCGGTACTACCTCGACCGGCCGATCGAGAACCTGACGACGCTCGATGCGCTCCGCGAGGCGTGGTCGGCGCCGGAGCGCCTCGTCCTGCTCGTGGAAGGCAGCAGGCTCGCGATCGCGCGCACGGTGATCGGGGATCGCGCGCCGGCGCTCACACGCGCCGTCGGGTCGCAGACCCTCTACGTCTTCACGAACCGCTGA
- a CDS encoding isoprenylcysteine carboxylmethyltransferase family protein: protein MSEGNYNRALGAVRLLATFAFIVTIVVFARPRPFEVALGFVIAAIGEGIRFWAAGHLLKTKELITSGPYRYTRNPLYLGRMLIMTGLCIMCRLPYFANLILLAIGYAIFLGYYMPRKERVEPARLRAIHGDAYDRYFKAVPALIPTLRPYQNASNLGWSSDRMFRNREVWMVVGILAVSVFLLYRSHRLPPPEEAAPVAAPAPSVSGS, encoded by the coding sequence ATGAGCGAAGGAAACTACAACCGAGCGCTCGGCGCCGTGCGTTTGCTCGCGACGTTCGCGTTCATCGTCACGATCGTCGTCTTCGCCCGGCCGCGCCCGTTCGAGGTCGCGCTCGGCTTCGTCATCGCGGCGATCGGCGAGGGGATCCGCTTCTGGGCCGCCGGCCACCTCCTGAAGACGAAGGAGCTGATCACGTCGGGGCCGTACCGCTACACACGGAACCCGCTCTACCTCGGGCGCATGCTCATCATGACCGGCCTCTGCATCATGTGCCGGCTGCCGTACTTCGCCAACCTGATCCTCCTCGCGATCGGCTACGCGATCTTCCTCGGCTACTACATGCCGCGGAAGGAGCGCGTCGAGCCGGCACGCCTCCGCGCGATCCACGGCGACGCCTACGACCGCTATTTCAAGGCGGTGCCCGCGCTCATCCCGACGCTCAGGCCATACCAGAACGCGTCGAATCTCGGCTGGTCGTCCGATCGGATGTTCCGGAATCGCGAGGTCTGGATGGTCGTCGGGATCCTCGCGGTGTCGGTCTTCCTGCTCTACCGCTCGCACCGCCTGCCGCCGCCCGAAGAGGCGGCTCCGGTCGCGGCTCCGGCGCCCTCCGTCAGCGGTTCGTGA
- a CDS encoding tetratricopeptide repeat protein produces the protein MGRYTRALAVSTRDRWLAAGLVALVVAAYLPVLSAGYVWDDDRHVTANAVLTAPHGLAAAWITLDATPQYYPLTHTVFWLEHALWGFAPAGYHLVNVLLHALSAVLLFRILVLLEIPGAFLAAAIFGVHPVHVESVAWVSELKNALSGVLYLGASRLFLGWALGRERGDARPLFAALLFACALLSKTVTASWPVAMAIVLWWKTGTVERRAALWLAPLLALGALFGGITHHLERTQVGASGAEWELSLLGRLALSGRIVWFYLAKLVWPYPLIFIYPRWTIDATSILAWIWIVGVGAAFVLCRRLSRGAFAALAFFVVTLAPALGFFDVYPMRYAFVADHFQYLASIAPIVLFAAFLAKRRWTLQAAAALVVALASLTAVRATAYRDEETLWRDTIARNPSAWIAHNNLGILLAEKGRNDEAAAAFARVLALKPDHAGARANLGYLQELQGKPAEAAATLTLAAPDRPGDADLRVHLVRDLIATGRFDEAVAPAVEAARLRPDDPDILCDAGTLLARAGRTAEAIPLLERAVKLRPGFARAQANLDLARRVGYPRDPR, from the coding sequence GTGGGACGTTATACGCGGGCGCTCGCGGTGAGCACGCGCGATCGCTGGCTCGCGGCGGGGCTCGTCGCGCTCGTCGTCGCCGCGTATCTCCCGGTGCTCTCGGCGGGGTACGTCTGGGACGACGACCGTCACGTGACGGCGAACGCGGTGTTGACCGCGCCTCACGGCTTGGCGGCCGCGTGGATTACGCTTGACGCCACGCCGCAGTACTACCCGCTCACGCACACCGTGTTCTGGCTCGAGCATGCGCTGTGGGGGTTCGCGCCCGCCGGCTACCACCTCGTCAACGTGCTGCTCCACGCTCTCTCGGCGGTGCTCCTCTTTCGCATCCTGGTTCTTCTCGAGATTCCCGGCGCCTTCCTCGCCGCGGCAATCTTCGGCGTGCACCCCGTGCACGTCGAGTCGGTCGCGTGGGTGTCCGAGCTGAAGAACGCGCTGTCGGGCGTGCTCTACCTCGGCGCGTCGCGGCTCTTCCTCGGGTGGGCGCTCGGACGCGAGCGGGGTGATGCGCGTCCTCTCTTCGCGGCTCTGTTGTTCGCCTGCGCCCTGCTCTCGAAGACGGTCACCGCGAGTTGGCCGGTCGCGATGGCGATCGTGCTGTGGTGGAAGACGGGAACGGTCGAGCGGCGTGCCGCCCTGTGGCTCGCTCCCCTGCTCGCGCTCGGCGCGCTCTTCGGCGGGATCACGCACCACCTCGAGCGCACGCAGGTCGGCGCGAGCGGAGCGGAATGGGAGCTGTCGCTCCTGGGGCGCCTCGCGCTCTCGGGGCGCATCGTCTGGTTCTATCTCGCGAAGCTCGTCTGGCCGTATCCGCTGATCTTCATCTACCCGCGGTGGACGATCGACGCGACGTCGATCCTCGCCTGGATCTGGATCGTGGGGGTCGGCGCGGCGTTCGTCCTCTGCCGGCGCCTCTCGCGTGGTGCGTTCGCCGCGCTCGCCTTCTTCGTCGTGACGCTCGCACCCGCGCTCGGCTTCTTCGACGTCTACCCGATGCGCTATGCGTTCGTCGCCGATCACTTCCAGTATCTCGCCAGCATCGCCCCGATCGTTCTCTTCGCCGCGTTTCTCGCCAAGCGACGCTGGACGCTTCAAGCCGCCGCGGCGCTCGTCGTCGCGCTCGCCTCCCTCACCGCCGTCCGGGCGACGGCGTACCGCGACGAGGAGACGCTCTGGCGCGACACGATCGCGAGAAACCCGTCGGCGTGGATCGCGCACAACAACCTCGGGATCCTCCTCGCCGAGAAGGGAAGGAACGACGAGGCCGCCGCGGCGTTCGCGCGCGTCCTGGCGCTCAAGCCCGATCACGCCGGCGCGCGTGCGAATCTCGGGTATCTCCAGGAGCTCCAGGGGAAGCCCGCGGAGGCGGCCGCGACACTGACGCTCGCCGCGCCCGACCGGCCCGGCGACGCCGACCTCCGGGTCCACCTCGTCCGCGACCTGATCGCGACGGGACGGTTCGACGAGGCGGTCGCGCCCGCCGTCGAGGCCGCGCGACTGCGGCCCGACGATCCCGACATCCTCTGTGACGCCGGGACCCTCCTCGCGCGCGCCGGGCGCACGGCGGAGGCGATCCCCCTCCTCGAGCGCGCCGTCAAGCTCCGGCCCGGCTTCGCCCGCGCGCAGGCGAATCTCGACCTCGCGCGGCGCGTAGGCTATCCTCGCGATCCCCGATGA
- a CDS encoding glycosyltransferase family 2 protein, whose amino-acid sequence MTPEVSVVAPVYNEIESLDAFVDELLGVMRPTGIPFEIVLVDDGSKDGSAEKIADLARRNPEVRGIHFKANRGQTAAFDAGFKNARGNVVVTIDADMQNDPNDIPKLLTALDGHDAAVGYRATRRDDAVRRLSSKIANGIRNRLSGDDIIDTGCSLKAFRASALAPIKLYTGMHRFLPTLVKIEGGTVVQVPVGHRPRLQGTSKYGVWNRVFRAFVDLLAVRWMKKRHLGYEIAKREP is encoded by the coding sequence ATGACGCCCGAAGTCTCCGTCGTCGCTCCGGTCTACAACGAGATCGAAAGCCTCGACGCCTTCGTCGACGAGCTCCTCGGCGTGATGCGGCCCACCGGGATCCCGTTCGAGATCGTGCTCGTCGACGACGGCAGCAAGGACGGCTCGGCGGAGAAGATCGCCGACCTCGCGCGCCGCAACCCCGAAGTGCGCGGCATTCACTTCAAGGCGAACCGCGGACAGACCGCAGCGTTCGACGCCGGCTTCAAGAACGCGCGCGGCAACGTCGTCGTCACGATCGACGCCGACATGCAAAACGACCCGAACGACATTCCGAAGCTGCTCACGGCGCTCGACGGCCACGACGCCGCCGTCGGCTACCGCGCCACGCGCCGCGACGACGCCGTGCGGCGACTGTCATCGAAGATCGCGAACGGGATCAGGAACCGCCTCTCCGGCGACGACATCATCGACACCGGCTGCTCGCTCAAAGCGTTCCGCGCCTCGGCGCTCGCACCGATCAAGCTCTACACCGGCATGCACCGCTTCCTCCCGACCCTCGTCAAGATCGAAGGCGGCACCGTCGTCCAGGTCCCCGTCGGCCACCGCCCGCGCCTCCAGGGAACAAGCAAGTACGGCGTCTGGAACCGCGTCTTTCGCGCCTTCGTCGATCTCCTCGCGGTGCGCTGGATGAAGAAGCGGCACCTCGGGTATGAGATTGCGAAGAGGGAACCGTAG
- a CDS encoding VWA domain-containing protein: MKAGCLALTIALALTAPALSQDQPSSLKFVSPRRHQTLIGPSKVELAVTPPNGVAVMRVSLFVDNAPAGEKTSPPWVFTWDFGDGSKGHTLEATAAFADGTVIQTTVETSRLQVNETEEVALVNVYAIARDTGGKYVTDLKQEDFHIFENDRPQKLDRFSADRRPLRVAIVLDTSLSMEGEKLKSAVTAADEFLKIVQPGDEGLVIAFSDKVNILQDLTSNVGELEAAVKSVQAKGGTALYDAIVKASDRLSQFEGRRVMVVLSDGRDEADNGLEPGSLHTAEEAQERALRNEVMVFAIGVGKSIARDAKALDNNPTARAEELDFYGRKPLVTILRGFADATGGTSVFSPGAGQLRRSFEQVADDLRHQYMLAYTSDDPRHDGSWRGIKVTAARPGVTMTNRKGYYAPSDLPIPSRKKAGVGGQ, translated from the coding sequence ATGAAGGCCGGGTGCCTCGCACTGACGATCGCGCTCGCCCTCACCGCCCCGGCGCTCTCGCAGGACCAGCCCTCCTCGCTCAAGTTCGTCTCCCCCCGCCGCCATCAGACGTTGATCGGTCCGTCGAAGGTGGAGCTGGCCGTCACCCCGCCGAACGGCGTCGCCGTGATGAGGGTCTCCCTCTTCGTCGACAACGCCCCGGCCGGAGAGAAGACCTCCCCACCCTGGGTCTTCACCTGGGATTTCGGCGACGGCTCGAAAGGCCACACGCTGGAGGCTACGGCCGCATTCGCCGACGGCACGGTCATCCAGACAACGGTCGAGACGAGCCGCCTCCAGGTCAACGAGACCGAGGAGGTCGCGCTCGTCAACGTCTACGCGATCGCGCGCGACACCGGCGGCAAGTACGTCACCGACCTCAAGCAAGAAGACTTCCACATCTTCGAGAACGATCGCCCGCAAAAGCTCGACCGCTTCTCGGCCGATCGCCGCCCGTTGCGCGTCGCGATCGTCCTCGACACCTCGCTCAGCATGGAAGGCGAGAAGCTCAAGTCCGCCGTGACGGCCGCCGACGAATTCCTCAAGATCGTGCAGCCCGGTGACGAAGGCCTCGTCATCGCCTTCTCCGACAAGGTCAACATCCTGCAAGACCTGACGTCGAACGTCGGCGAGCTCGAGGCCGCGGTGAAGAGCGTCCAGGCCAAGGGCGGCACCGCGCTCTACGACGCGATCGTGAAGGCCTCGGACCGCCTCTCGCAGTTTGAAGGGCGCCGCGTCATGGTCGTCCTCTCCGACGGCCGCGACGAGGCGGACAACGGCCTCGAGCCAGGCAGCCTTCACACCGCCGAAGAGGCGCAGGAGCGCGCGTTACGGAACGAGGTCATGGTCTTCGCGATCGGCGTCGGCAAGTCGATCGCGCGCGACGCGAAGGCGCTCGACAACAACCCGACCGCGCGCGCCGAGGAGCTCGACTTCTACGGCCGAAAGCCGCTCGTCACGATCCTTCGCGGCTTCGCCGACGCGACCGGCGGCACGAGCGTCTTCTCCCCCGGCGCGGGCCAGCTCCGCCGGAGCTTCGAGCAGGTCGCCGACGACCTCCGGCACCAGTACATGCTCGCGTACACCTCCGACGATCCGAGGCACGACGGTTCGTGGCGCGGAATCAAGGTCACCGCTGCGCGCCCCGGCGTGACCATGACGAACCGCAAGGGCTACTACGCGCCGTCGGATCTGCCGATTCCGTCGAGGAAGAAGGCGGGCGTGGGGGGGCAGTAG
- a CDS encoding PEP/pyruvate-binding domain-containing protein produces the protein MKLAGRAIAPGVARGRIVRNRPDLTPREAEGAILVAERAVPDDVPRIVAAAGTITGMAPPLSHVGLLSRELGKPSVGLPRLDLLVEGAFVVVDGTRGVVVIGDGAEGTASETRTPEFRKLSPLPSSPPGPIDPRFVVPLAPGLARQDVGGKAAGLSAVMNQCRVPSGFVVTAAAYRRHIEGEVDEKLRRASDSRHARAAILASPVPGDVRNSIEAASRELSASRLAVRSSATIEDGPQGTLAGLFDSRLGVSPASLVSSVRATWASLWNERAIAYLGGFPSAACQAVLVQAVVPTSPSGVFETDGDTVTVNAAWGLGEAIAQGEVAGDLFRLRASTGEILSSEIVPAATWIVLDPNHPGTIEEPLPDELRGRPSLTTDQLETLAAAARTLGPGRIVEWGFDDSGNLVVFQVRRTVSRPGG, from the coding sequence ATGAAGCTCGCAGGAAGGGCGATCGCGCCCGGCGTCGCGCGCGGCCGCATCGTCCGGAACCGGCCCGACCTGACGCCTCGGGAAGCGGAAGGCGCGATCCTCGTCGCCGAGCGCGCGGTCCCCGACGACGTGCCGCGGATCGTCGCCGCCGCCGGCACGATCACCGGTATGGCGCCTCCCCTCTCGCACGTCGGCCTTCTCTCGCGCGAGCTGGGCAAGCCGTCGGTTGGGTTGCCGCGGCTCGACCTCCTCGTCGAGGGAGCCTTCGTGGTCGTCGACGGCACGCGCGGCGTGGTCGTGATCGGCGACGGCGCAGAGGGGACAGCTTCCGAAACTCGAACCCCGGAGTTTCGGAAGCTGTCCCCTCTTCCCTCATCGCCCCCGGGGCCGATCGACCCGAGATTCGTCGTCCCCCTCGCTCCCGGGCTCGCGCGCCAAGACGTCGGCGGAAAGGCCGCAGGCCTCTCCGCCGTCATGAACCAGTGCCGCGTCCCATCCGGCTTCGTCGTCACCGCGGCTGCCTACCGACGGCACATCGAAGGCGAGGTCGACGAAAAGCTTCGCCGCGCGAGCGACTCCCGGCACGCCCGCGCCGCGATCCTCGCGAGCCCCGTTCCCGGCGACGTTCGCAACTCGATCGAAGCCGCCTCCCGTGAGCTCTCGGCCTCACGCCTCGCCGTCCGCTCGTCGGCGACGATCGAGGACGGCCCGCAGGGAACGCTGGCCGGCCTCTTCGATTCCCGTCTCGGTGTCTCTCCCGCCTCGCTCGTCTCATCGGTCCGCGCGACCTGGGCGTCCCTGTGGAACGAGCGCGCCATCGCCTACCTCGGAGGATTCCCCTCGGCCGCCTGCCAAGCCGTCCTCGTCCAGGCGGTCGTCCCGACGAGCCCATCCGGCGTATTCGAGACGGACGGAGATACCGTCACCGTCAACGCCGCGTGGGGGCTCGGCGAGGCGATCGCACAAGGCGAAGTCGCCGGCGACCTCTTCCGGCTCCGAGCATCGACCGGAGAAATCCTCTCCTCCGAGATCGTGCCTGCTGCGACCTGGATCGTCCTCGATCCGAACCACCCCGGGACGATCGAAGAGCCGCTCCCCGATGAGCTGCGGGGCCGCCCCAGCCTCACGACCGACCAGTTGGAAACACTGGCGGCCGCTGCCCGTACGCTCGGTCCGGGACGGATCGTCGAGTGGGGTTTCGACGATTCCGGTAACCTAGTGGTCTTCCAAGTACGCCGCACCGTCTCGCGGCCGGGAGGATGA
- a CDS encoding sigma-70 family RNA polymerase sigma factor: MERYTQASGETADERAAEDLRAVQAVLAGKTERFRDLVTRYQNLVAGIAWRSGCRREDTEDVVSEVFFKVYRNLHQFRPDHAFSTWLYKLTANHVVDRSRRMKKERGRTEMPEQVVDRTPGAEDDMESDERQSLVRSALADIDDRYREVMHLVYVEGLKVDETARVLGVPEGTVKTRLMRGREALKKILVHRNPEHFK, encoded by the coding sequence ATGGAGCGTTACACCCAGGCGTCGGGCGAGACCGCGGACGAGCGGGCCGCCGAGGATCTAAGGGCCGTTCAGGCCGTCCTCGCCGGAAAAACCGAGCGATTCCGCGATCTCGTCACCCGGTACCAGAACCTGGTGGCCGGGATCGCCTGGCGGTCGGGATGCCGCCGCGAAGACACGGAGGACGTGGTGAGCGAGGTCTTCTTCAAGGTGTACCGGAATCTCCACCAATTCCGTCCGGATCACGCCTTCTCGACCTGGCTCTACAAGCTCACCGCCAACCACGTCGTCGATCGCTCCCGCCGCATGAAGAAGGAGCGCGGACGTACCGAGATGCCCGAGCAGGTCGTCGACCGTACCCCCGGCGCGGAAGACGACATGGAATCGGACGAGCGGCAGTCGCTCGTGAGGTCGGCGCTCGCCGACATCGACGATCGTTACCGCGAGGTCATGCATCTGGTCTACGTCGAGGGCCTGAAGGTCGACGAGACCGCGCGGGTCCTGGGCGTCCCCGAGGGGACCGTGAAGACGCGCCTCATGCGCGGCCGCGAGGCCCTCAAGAAGATCCTGGTCCACCGGAACCCGGAGCACTTCAAGTGA
- a CDS encoding DUF971 domain-containing protein, whose amino-acid sequence MNADPKSFKPRNIAVFGRELALAWADGHESYLPFDDLRRACPCAMCRGTHEPAAAPDPLRIVKAPVAGQVAIAKLVPVGSYAVQIVWSDGHDTGIYAFESLREACPCPDCRRRNGGAS is encoded by the coding sequence ATGAACGCAGATCCCAAGTCGTTCAAGCCAAGGAACATCGCCGTCTTCGGCCGCGAGCTGGCCCTGGCGTGGGCCGACGGCCACGAGTCGTATCTCCCCTTCGACGACCTGCGCCGCGCCTGTCCCTGCGCCATGTGCCGCGGAACGCACGAGCCGGCGGCGGCCCCCGACCCGCTCCGGATCGTGAAGGCTCCCGTCGCGGGGCAGGTCGCGATCGCCAAGCTCGTCCCGGTCGGATCGTACGCCGTCCAGATCGTCTGGAGCGACGGCCACGACACGGGGATCTACGCGTTCGAGTCGCTCCGGGAGGCCTGTCCCTGCCCCGATTGCCGCCGCCGCAACGGAGGAGCGTCGTGA
- the gap gene encoding type I glyceraldehyde-3-phosphate dehydrogenase: MTTRIGLMGFGRIGRNVFKILHDRDDLQVAAIVDIAEPQALEYLLKYDTVHGRFEAPVWVKGDALYARGRAIRLLHEKAPGDVDWAALGVDIVVEATGKYRTRALLQKHLDRGAKRVVLTVPPRDDLDALVVMGVNDDVLTPDVRLVSNASCTANALAPICKILDDAFGIERGFMTTVHAYTNDQRLADVPHDEIRRSRAAAENIIPTTTFSPQVVESILPQLKGKLDGMALNVPVPDGSTVDLVTWMKTSVTAETVNEVVRSASATTFKGIVEYTDQPVVSSDVVGNDHSAVFDGLSTFVLGDTMLKTITWYDNGWGYARRVTELIARLAALEAVPAERVGR; the protein is encoded by the coding sequence GTGACCACTCGCATCGGTCTCATGGGCTTCGGCCGCATCGGCCGCAACGTCTTCAAGATCCTGCACGACCGCGACGATCTGCAGGTCGCGGCGATCGTCGACATCGCGGAGCCGCAGGCGCTCGAGTACCTGCTCAAGTACGACACGGTGCACGGCCGCTTCGAAGCGCCGGTGTGGGTCAAGGGGGATGCGCTCTACGCGCGCGGCCGCGCGATCCGCCTCCTCCACGAGAAGGCGCCGGGCGACGTCGACTGGGCCGCGCTCGGCGTCGACATCGTCGTCGAGGCGACCGGCAAGTATCGAACGCGCGCGCTCCTCCAGAAGCACCTCGACCGCGGGGCGAAGCGCGTCGTCCTCACGGTGCCGCCGCGCGATGACCTCGACGCGCTCGTCGTGATGGGCGTGAACGACGACGTCCTCACCCCCGACGTGCGCCTCGTGAGCAACGCCTCGTGCACCGCGAACGCGCTCGCCCCGATCTGCAAGATCCTGGACGACGCGTTCGGGATCGAGCGCGGCTTCATGACGACGGTGCACGCCTACACGAACGACCAGCGCCTGGCCGACGTCCCCCACGACGAGATCCGACGCTCGCGCGCCGCGGCGGAGAACATCATCCCGACGACGACGTTCTCGCCGCAGGTCGTCGAGTCGATCCTCCCGCAGCTCAAGGGCAAGCTCGACGGCATGGCGCTCAACGTGCCGGTCCCCGACGGCTCGACCGTCGACCTCGTGACCTGGATGAAGACTTCGGTGACGGCGGAGACGGTCAACGAGGTCGTCCGCTCCGCCTCCGCGACGACGTTCAAGGGGATCGTCGAGTACACCGACCAGCCGGTGGTCTCGAGCGACGTCGTCGGCAACGACCACTCGGCGGTGTTCGACGGGCTCTCCACCTTCGTGCTCGGCGACACGATGCTGAAGACGATCACCTGGTACGACAACGGGTGGGGCTACGCGCGGCGCGTCACCGAGCTGATCGCGCGCCTCGCGGCGCTCGAAGCGGTCCCGGCGGAGAGGGTCGGACGATGA
- the gap gene encoding type I glyceraldehyde-3-phosphate dehydrogenase, with translation MTKPKVAINGFGRIGRAVFRILAGRDDVDVVAINDISPKETLAYLTRFDTVFGRFPGDVTIEGSTMHAGTQSVRMLEEKDPAKLPWKALGIDVVIEATGKFRKKDECMKHVEAGAARVILTVPAKDEVDAMVVVGVNDGVLRKEHRIVSAASCTTNCLAPVAKVLHEAFGLKRGLITTVHAYTNDQRLADVPHKDLRRSRAANENIIPTTTGAARAVGKVLPELKGKLDGIAMRVPVPDGSTVDLVAELERDATPQQINDAVRAAASKPPLAGILAYCDQPIVSSDIIQDSHSATFDSLCTRSLGGRYVKTIAWYDNEWGYSCRVVDLIGRLAAL, from the coding sequence ATGACGAAGCCCAAGGTCGCGATCAACGGGTTCGGGCGGATCGGGCGCGCCGTCTTCCGCATCCTCGCCGGCCGGGACGACGTCGACGTCGTCGCCATCAACGACATCTCGCCGAAGGAGACCCTCGCGTACCTCACGCGCTTCGACACCGTGTTCGGCCGGTTCCCCGGCGACGTCACGATCGAGGGGAGCACGATGCACGCGGGCACGCAGTCCGTACGCATGCTCGAGGAGAAGGACCCGGCGAAGCTCCCGTGGAAGGCGCTCGGCATCGACGTCGTCATCGAGGCGACCGGAAAGTTCCGCAAGAAGGACGAGTGCATGAAGCACGTCGAGGCGGGCGCGGCGCGCGTCATCCTCACCGTGCCGGCCAAGGACGAGGTCGACGCGATGGTCGTCGTCGGCGTGAACGACGGGGTCTTGAGGAAGGAGCACCGCATCGTCTCGGCCGCGAGCTGCACGACGAACTGCCTGGCGCCTGTCGCGAAGGTGCTCCACGAGGCGTTCGGCCTCAAGAGGGGACTCATCACGACCGTCCACGCCTACACGAACGACCAGCGCCTCGCCGACGTCCCGCACAAAGATCTCCGGCGCTCGCGCGCGGCGAACGAGAACATCATCCCGACGACGACCGGCGCCGCGAGGGCGGTGGGGAAGGTGCTGCCCGAGCTGAAGGGCAAGCTCGACGGGATCGCGATGCGCGTGCCGGTGCCCGACGGCTCGACCGTCGATCTCGTCGCCGAGCTCGAGCGGGACGCCACGCCGCAGCAGATCAACGACGCCGTTCGCGCGGCCGCTTCGAAGCCTCCGCTCGCCGGGATCCTCGCCTACTGCGATCAGCCGATCGTCTCCTCGGACATCATCCAGGACTCCCACTCGGCGACGTTCGACTCTCTCTGCACGCGCTCCCTCGGCGGCCGCTACGTGAAGACGATCGCCTGGTACGACAACGAGTGGGGCTATTCGTGCCGGGTCGTCGACCTGATCGGCCGCCTCGCGGCGCTATGA